One stretch of Patagioenas fasciata isolate bPatFas1 chromosome 9, bPatFas1.hap1, whole genome shotgun sequence DNA includes these proteins:
- the LOC139828678 gene encoding olfactory receptor 14A16-like, with protein sequence MSNSSSITQFLLLAFTDTQELQLLHFWLFLGIYLAALLGNGLIITTIAWDQHLHTPMYFFLLNLSLLDLGSITAVLPKSMDNSLRDSSTISYTGCAAQLFFYFFCASAEYFLLTIMSYDRYVAICKPLHYGSLLGSRACVHMAAAAWATGFLNALLHTANTFSLPLCKGNALGQFFCEIPQILKLSCSHSNLRELGLLLVSACLFSMCFIFVVLSYVQILRAVLRIPSEQGRHKAFSTCLPHLVVVSLFLSTGMFAYLKPPSISSPSLDLVVSVLYSVVPPAVNPLIYSMRNQELKDALWKLMTGFLLNL encoded by the coding sequence atgtccaacagcagctccatcacccagttcctcctcctggcgttcacagacacacaggagctgcagctcttgcacttctggctcttcctgggcatctacctggctgccctcctgggcaacggcctcatcatcaccaccatagcctgggaccagcacctccacacccccatgtacttcttcctgctcaacctctctctcctcgaCCTGGGGTCCATCACCGCcgttctccccaaatccatggacaattccctccgggactccagcacaatttcatacacaggatgtgctgcacaactctttttttattttttctgtgcttcagcagaatattttcttctcaccatcatgtcctacgaccgctacgttgccatctgcaaacccctgcactacgggagcctcctgggcagcagagcttgtgtccacatggcagcagctgcctgggccactgggtttctcaatgctctgctgcacacggccaatacattttcactgccactgtgcaagggcaatgccctgggccagttcttctgtgaaatcccccagatcctcaagctctcctgctcacactccaatctcagggaacttgggctgcttttggttagtgcctgtttattttctatgtgtttcattttcgttgtactgtcctatgtgcagatcttgagggccgtgctgaggatcccctctgagcagggacggcacaaagccttttccacctgcctccctcacctggtcgtggtctccctgtttctcagcactggcatgtttgcctacctgaagcccccatcgatctcctccccatccctggatctggtggtgtctgttctgtactcggttgtgcctccagcagtgaaccccctcatctacagcatgaggaaccaggagctcaaggatgccctgtggaaactgatgactggatttcttctgaacctataa